The Mauremys reevesii isolate NIE-2019 linkage group 13, ASM1616193v1, whole genome shotgun sequence genome contains a region encoding:
- the LOC120379779 gene encoding A.superbus venom factor 1-like isoform X1, with the protein MKILEIIKAGTDENPQGKTRQFISHIKCRESLRLERNKDYLIWGRSTDLWPREAELSYIIGKDTWIEKWPNEDECQKPDFQNLCQEFLEFSEAMTMFGCPT; encoded by the exons ATGAAAATTTTGGAAATCATTAAAGCAG GGACTGATGAAAATCCGCAAGGAAAAACCCGCCAATTCATCAGTCACATAAAATGCAGGGAGTCTCTGAGGCTGGAGCGTAACAAAGACTACTTGATCTGGGGACGCAGCACCGACTTGTGGCCCAGGGAAGCTGA GCTATCCTACATCATTGGCAAGGACACCTGGATCGAGAAGTGGCCCAACGAGGACGAATGCCAGAAGCCGGAtttccagaacctctgccaggaaTTCCTTGAGTTCTCTGAAGCCATGACCATGTTTGGCTGCCCAACCTAA